A region of Lycium barbarum isolate Lr01 chromosome 1, ASM1917538v2, whole genome shotgun sequence DNA encodes the following proteins:
- the LOC132610647 gene encoding uncharacterized protein LOC132610647, which produces MVRTRSTATGGQEPAPAPAPAPASIPVARAAVHGRGRGRGRGRGHAPIPDRNQAAAPAQDPDIELTPELDDIPEEEIRAAEAQPGVAATPDFQEAVFRVLGYFDSLAQAGMIPVAPDGSQTRVGGYTPDATVAPGFRTSRVLPAAAVAPRIDTTPAPDFALRPMDGPVLTSEERKLFEGFTKMSPPWFYGTPGEDAYEFIVSCHEMLHKLGVVESHRVDYVSFQLVGDAKQWWRSYMECRPIGSPPLTWTQFYQVFLEKYVPRTLRDNMKDEFSTLEQRGRSVAEYETRFLTLSRYATALLPTEAERLEASGASFQSVVEHARKVESEMGRAHSGGGDKKARRFDSFRGSIRGGGHHDRVRHHPYNHPIQSSLQALAGGPSS; this is translated from the exons atggtgaggacgcgaTCGACTGCTACTGGAGGCCAGGAGCCTGCACCTGCACCTGCACCCGCACCCGCATCCATACCCGTGGCCCGAGCAGCTGTCCATGGGCGAGGTAGGGGACGTGGCAGGGGCAGAGGCCATGCACCTATTCCAGATAGGAACCAAGCAGCAGCACCTGCTCAGGACCCTGACATAGAGTTGACTCCGGAGCTTGACGACATTCCGGAGGAGGAGATTAGGGCTGCTGAGGCACAGCCTGGGGTCGCTGCTACTCCTGATTTTCAGGAGGCTGTGTTTCGAGTGTTGGGGTACTTTGACAGTTTGGCTCAGGCGGGCATGATTCCAGTTGCTCCAGATGGCTCGCAGACTAGAGTGGGAGGTTATACTCCCGATGCTACAGTTGCTCCAGGATTTCGGACATCGAGGGTATTGCCGGCAGCAGCagtggctccccgtattgataCTACCCCAGCGCCTGATTTTGCTCTAAGGCCTATGGATGGACCAGTGTTGACCAGTGAGGAGCGAAAATTGTTCGAGGGGTTTACCAAAATGTCACCTCCTTGGTTCTATGGTACTCCCGgggaggatgcgtatgagtttatTGTTAGCTGCCATGAGATGCTTCATAAGTTGGGTGTAGTGGAGTCTCACAGGGTCGATTATGTTTCTTTCCAGTTAGTTGGGGATGCCAAGCAGTGGTGGAGATCGTACATGGAGTGTCGACCAATTGGGTCGCCACCTTTGACCTGGACCCAGTTCTACCAGGTATTCCTAGAAAAATATGTCCCTCGTACTCTAAGAGACAACATGAAGGATGAGTTTTCGACATTGGAGCAGCGGGGTAGGTCGGTTGCGGAGTATGAGACCAGATTTCTCACTTTGTCCCGTTATGCGACGGCATTACTTCCCACAGAAGCTGAAAGA TTGGAGGCTTCTGGGGCCTCATTTCAGTCAGTAGTGGAGCATGCCAGGAAGGTTGAGTCAGAGATGGGTCGGGCACATAGTGGGGGTGGTGACAAGAAAGCTCGTAGATTTGACAGTTTTAGAGGTTCTATTAGAGGTGGGGGACACCATGACAGGGTTCGTCATCATCCCTACAACCACCCTATCCAGTCATCACTACAGGCTTTAGCAGGTGGTCCTTCAAGTTAA